The Panicum hallii strain FIL2 chromosome 9, PHallii_v3.1, whole genome shotgun sequence genome has a window encoding:
- the LOC112877410 gene encoding chaperone protein dnaJ 13, with amino-acid sequence MASTPEPEDGRELYALLHLSPDASDEEIRRAYRQYAQIYHPDKYQDPQMKEVATENFQRIRDAYEILSDENKRQIYDIYGMEGLNSGLELGPKLTKPEEIREQLERLRRRKEEEKLLVHARPNGSIIANFSVPQYLDGDGIMKGMGMSSEVELPVSKQNTVIVGGNLVVNGSAGTGAASTVLRHQLSSVSHIDFMATAGLRSVIGMQTFRQISPHSTATSGLAVSLRDGSINLSNAWTRQLSENAVGNIQLVLGDESSISVGWQKKDEKRTATGEIKFGTNFFGASAYYIHRFSSKSHARVAGRVGSTALDFEIGGGRRISEFSTVRMMYNIGIQGVSWRFELHRAGQKLIIPVLLSTDSNALFVTSAFAIPSTLYFLLQTYVVKPYYLKREKQKTLEKMEGLSTQLTEARKAAKKAQKLLEPVSNRKKNRQLENNGLVITKALYGNRRKIKESSELNEINDDVASQVFDVTIPLNFLVTEAGQLKLHEGIKKSGIMGFYDPCPGDPKLLLVEYTFHGRKYKVMVDDYEALLIPQDIHQF; translated from the exons ATGGCGTCGACGCCGGAGCCGGAGGACGGGAGGGAGCTCTACGCGCTGCTCCACCTCTCGCCAGACGCCTCCGACGAGGAAATCCGCAGGGCGTACCGCCAGTACGCGCAAATCTACCACCCCGACAAGTACCAGGACCCCCAG ATGAAGGAAGTAGCAACTGAAAATTTCCAACGAATACGCGATGCATATGAGATACTATCCGATGAGAACAAAAGACAGATTTATGACATCTATGGTATGGAAGGTTTAAATTCTGGCCTGGAACTTGGTCCCAAGCTAACTAAACCAGAGGAAATTAGAGAACAGTTGGAACGACTGCGGCGGCGCAAGGAGGAAGAAAAACTTCTCGTGCATGCTCGACCCAATGGCTCAATCATTGCTAATTTCTCGGTGCCACAATATTTAGATGGTGATGGCATCATGAAAGG AATGGGAATGTCTAGTGAAGTTGAGTTGCCAGTGTCCAAGCAAAATACTGTCATTGTTGGCGGGAATTTGGTTGTCAATGGCTCAGCTGGAACTGGAGCAGCAAGTACTGTGCTGCGGCACCAGTTGTCTTCTGTTTCCCATATCGATTTTATGGCAACAGCTGGACTACGCTCTGTTATTGGCATGCAGACATTTCG TCAAATTTCACCACATTCTACAGCAACTTCTGGacttgctgtttctttaagagATGGATCTATCAACCTGTCAAATGCTTGGACTCGCCAACTATCTGAAAATGCTGTTGGGAAT ATACAGCTAGTCCTTGGTGATGAATCAAGTATTTCTGTTGGATGGCAAAAGAAGGATGAAAAAAGAACTGCAACAGGAGAAATAAAG TTTGGAACTAATTTCTTTGGCGCATCTGCTTATTACATCCATCGCTTCTCCTCCAAGTCTCATGCTCGCGTTGCTGGTAGAGTTGGAAG CACGGCCCTTGATTTTGAAATTGGAGGAGGGAGGCGGATATCAGAATTTAGTACTGTAAGGATGATGTATAACATTGGAATTCAG GGTGTCTCTTGGAGATTTGAGTTACATCGTGCTGGTCAAAAGTTAATTATCCCA GTCTTGCTTTCGACTGATTCAAACGCATTATTTGTTACCAGTGCATTTGCTATTCCTTCAACACTATATTTTCTGCTTCAG ACATATGTTGTAAAGCCTTACTACCTTAAGCGAGAAAAGCAGAAGACACTTGAAAAGATGGAAGGCTTATCTACACAG CTAACTGAAGCCAGAAAGGCAGCTAAAAAAGCTCAAAAATTGCTGGAACCTGTCTCCAACCGTAAGAAGAATAGACAGCTAGAGAACAATGGGTTGGTTATTACCAAGGCTCTGTATGGTAATCGCAGAAAAATCAAAGAGAGCAGTGAATTGAATGAGATAAATGATGATGTCGCTTCACAAGTATTTGATGTGACCATCCCACTGAACTTCCTCGTTACCGAGGCTGGCCAGCTCAAG CTTCACGAGGGGATAAAGAAGTCTGGAATAATGGGCTTCTACGATCCTTGTCCTGGAGATCCGAAGCTGTTACTTGTTGAGTACACATTTCATGGTCGGAAATACAAG GTCATGGTGGATGACTATGAGGCGCTGTTGATACCACAAGATATCCATCAATTTTGA
- the LOC112873606 gene encoding uncharacterized protein LOC112873606, whose product MASRCSFVSLPWLLLVAVLGDAVAAVAVAVPRPLLGIAEPPGSVAGRASASRPGGGGRPDRSVAGADVILVGFAAAVVVVVFLYIRVTRKNSGSSVSVGAGQKQEGGLGGL is encoded by the coding sequence ATGGCGAGCCGCTGCAGCTTCGTGTCGCTGCCATGgctcctcctcgtggcggttCTTGGCGACGCGGTGgccgcggtggcggtggcggtgcccAGGCCGCTGCTGGGCATCGCCGAGCCGCCGGGCTCGGTGGCCGGGCGCGCCAGCGCGTCGCGGCCCGGCGGAGGCGGAAGGCCCGACCGGTCGGTGGCGGGCGCGGACGTGATCCTCGTCGGGTTCGCCGCGGCGGTCGTGGTCGTCGTCTTCCTGTACATCAGGGTCACCAGGAAGAACAGCGGCAGCAGCGTCAGCGTGGGAGCCGGACAGAAGCAGGAAGGCGGCTTGGGAGGACTCTGA